The DNA sequence TCTTCTCCTCGGGCCCAGTTGCCCAATCCGCATTCCATGCTAATATCCGGATATATGGATTCCAACCAGGCTCAACACGGAACTGCGCAGCCCCTCGATCCGGTCGAGCTGCTCCGCGCGCTGTCCGACACGACGCGAATGCGCATCGTGCAACTGCTGCTGATTGAAGAGCTGAATGTGTCAGAGCTCGTCGAAATCCTTGGCATGCCGCAATCGTCGGTCTCACGACAACTCAAGACGCTTCGAGACGCCGGCATCGTCAACGACCGCCGGGTCGGCGTCACGTCCATCTACTCCACGATTAATCGCGCCAGAGTCGAGTCAAAGGCCCGGCCTGACGAACAACTTGCAACGCTCCTGACGGACTGGCTCGCAAATCGCCCGATTCCCGCTGCCATGCACGAACGACTGGAACGTGTGATCCGGCAGCGCGGTAATGAAGGGCCCGGTTTTTTCAATCGCATCGGTCGCCGATGGGACGAGCTTCGTACCGAAGCCTTCGGCCCCTCATTCGCAATGGAGGCTTTCATTTCAGTGCTGCCACGTGAATGGCACGTCGCTGACATCGGAACCGGAACCGGGCATCTGCTTCCCACGCTTGCAACGCACTTCGAATCAGTGCTCGCTGTCGAGCCGGCGGAAGGAATGCGCACCTGTGCCCAACAGCGCGTCGCACAGACCGGATTCCGAAATGTGGAGATTCGCGCGGGCGATCTAACCCAGCTGCCGATCGATTCCAAATCGATCGACCTGGCCATCGCAATGCTCGTTCTGCACCATGTTGCCAGTCCCGACGAAGCGCTTCAGGAAATCGCCCGAATCCTGCGCCCCGGCGGGCGCGTCCTGATCGTCGAACAGCAGGCGCACGAAAACCAGGACTTCTACGAACGGATGAAGGATCTTTGGTGGGGATTCGATTCGGACGACCTTCAACGCCGCCTCGCCGCAATCGGCTGCACGCGGATTCAATGCAGAAAACTGCTGACGGCGGCATCTCAGGAAGGACTCCCTGACTCGCCGCCGCTCTTCGTACTGACGGCCACGCGTTCCGATCAGGAGTTCGAAACGCGGGCAAACCCCGACACAACCATTCGACCATAACCAGAAACAGGAGACTGCCGTAATGTCAACCACGCTCGTTGCACAGGACTTCAAAGTTGCCGATCTGTCCCTCGCCGATTTCGGCCGCAAGGAAATCATTCTCGCTGAACATGAAATGCCGGGCCTCATGGCAATCCGAAAGGAATACGCCGGCAAGAAACCGCTGAAAGGCGCCCGCATCAGCGGCTCGCTTCACATGACCATCCAGACAGCCGTACTCATTGAGACGCTCGTGGAACTTGGCGCCGAAGTCCGCTGGGCAAGCTGCAACATCTTCTCCACACAGGATCATGCCGCGGCCGCGGTCGCGGTCGGTCCGAAGGGAACGCCGGAAAATCCTCAGGGCGTGCCGGTTTTCGCGTGGAAAGGCGAGACGCTCGAAGAGTATTGGTGGTGCACCGTTCAGATGCTCACCTGGCCCGATGGCAACGGCCCCAACATGATTCTCGACGACGGCGGCGACGCCACCCTGCTGGTACACAAGGCTGCCGAATTCGAGAAGTCCGGCAAGATTCCGACGTTCAACGAAGCCAGCGACCCGGAGGAATGGGGCATTATTCTCGATGTCATCCGCGCCGAATT is a window from the Phycisphaerae bacterium genome containing:
- a CDS encoding metalloregulator ArsR/SmtB family transcription factor, whose product is MDSNQAQHGTAQPLDPVELLRALSDTTRMRIVQLLLIEELNVSELVEILGMPQSSVSRQLKTLRDAGIVNDRRVGVTSIYSTINRARVESKARPDEQLATLLTDWLANRPIPAAMHERLERVIRQRGNEGPGFFNRIGRRWDELRTEAFGPSFAMEAFISVLPREWHVADIGTGTGHLLPTLATHFESVLAVEPAEGMRTCAQQRVAQTGFRNVEIRAGDLTQLPIDSKSIDLAIAMLVLHHVASPDEALQEIARILRPGGRVLIVEQQAHENQDFYERMKDLWWGFDSDDLQRRLAAIGCTRIQCRKLLTAASQEGLPDSPPLFVLTATRSDQEFETRANPDTTIRP